A genome region from Sediminispirochaeta bajacaliforniensis DSM 16054 includes the following:
- the rpsE gene encoding 30S ribosomal protein S5, which translates to MERDRDNEYVEKLIKLNRVAKVVKGGRRFSFSALTVVGDQKGRVGYGFGKANDVAEAIRKGMEKAKKNMVTVPMKRTTLPHEVVGQYKSASVLLKPAAPGTGVIAGGPVRAVMDACGIHDILSKSLGSKNTMNIVKAVFAGFDEIMDAKSIAKTRGKSLNEMWG; encoded by the coding sequence GTGGAACGAGACAGAGATAATGAATATGTAGAAAAGCTGATCAAACTTAACCGCGTTGCAAAGGTGGTCAAGGGTGGTCGACGATTCTCGTTTTCGGCCCTTACTGTTGTCGGTGATCAGAAGGGACGAGTCGGATACGGTTTTGGAAAGGCTAATGACGTGGCCGAGGCTATTCGAAAAGGAATGGAAAAGGCCAAAAAGAATATGGTTACTGTTCCCATGAAGCGGACTACGCTTCCCCACGAGGTGGTTGGGCAGTACAAGAGCGCCAGCGTCCTTTTAAAACCGGCGGCTCCCGGTACCGGTGTTATCGCCGGCGGCCCGGTTCGTGCGGTGATGGATGCCTGTGGCATTCATGATATTCTCAGCAAATCTCTTGGGTCGAAGAATACCATGAACATCGTGAAGGCTGTCTTTGCCGGGTTTGATGAGATTATGGACGCCAAGAGCATTGCCAAGACTCGAGGGAAATCACTCAACGAGATGTGGGGTTGA
- the rpmD gene encoding 50S ribosomal protein L30 — protein sequence MAKKSEQKVRVTLKRSLIGRKPQQRRTVKALGLGKIGSSAEHVLNPSIKGMIDAVSHLVKVEEL from the coding sequence ATGGCGAAAAAGAGTGAGCAAAAGGTGCGGGTAACCCTGAAAAGGAGCCTGATTGGAAGAAAACCGCAGCAGCGGCGGACTGTGAAGGCGCTTGGTCTGGGAAAGATCGGTAGCAGCGCCGAACATGTGCTTAATCCCTCCATTAAGGGGATGATTGATGCGGTCTCTCATTTAGTGAAGGTCGAGGAGTTGTAA
- the rpsH gene encoding 30S ribosomal protein S8 → MAISDPVADMLTKIRNASKAGHEKVDIPTSKQKLEVVKILKNEGYIKNFKKTNVDGVNNIRVFLKYTEEDKPVIHGIEKISKPGRRVYSGYRDMPRIFNGHGIMIVSTSVGVITGKKAAEQKVGGELICSVW, encoded by the coding sequence ATGGCTATATCGGATCCAGTAGCTGATATGCTGACCAAAATTCGAAATGCCAGCAAAGCTGGGCATGAAAAGGTGGATATTCCCACATCAAAGCAAAAGCTTGAAGTGGTAAAGATCCTCAAGAATGAGGGGTATATCAAGAACTTTAAAAAGACCAATGTTGATGGTGTGAATAATATCAGGGTGTTCCTGAAATATACCGAAGAGGATAAACCGGTCATACATGGAATCGAAAAGATATCCAAACCGGGACGACGGGTATATTCCGGATATCGTGATATGCCCAGAATCTTTAACGGGCACGGCATCATGATTGTATCGACTTCTGTCGGTGTTATCACCGGAAAGAAGGCCGCGGAACAGAAGGTGGGCGGAGAGCTCATCTGCTCCGTGTGGTAA
- a CDS encoding ArsA family ATPase, whose protein sequence is MPRYHIFVGKGGVGKSTCSCLEALRLASSQRKTLLDSMDPAHNLHDIFRTELGAKGKKILPTLTVRESDTSQKGREYMAEIRGELKNLYHYQQALNIDKYFNLLKFAPGMEEYAALLILQRCYDERRYDELVIDTPPTALTMKMLALPGVNLHWIRHLKAMREEILLKKNRVAEIHSESSIDRDHDPIFSRLVRMQKRYDTLLSLLCDRTQTEIVLILNEDELSFSESLLIKRQLAGFGMEIGRIIVNKYTGMGEWTERVAEAFPDVTISQNPLADKPLTGITVLNEHLSRLA, encoded by the coding sequence ATGCCGCGATATCATATTTTCGTGGGAAAGGGCGGTGTCGGGAAGTCAACCTGCTCTTGCCTGGAGGCTCTGAGATTGGCTTCTTCGCAGCGTAAAACGCTGCTTGACTCCATGGACCCTGCTCATAATCTCCATGATATTTTTCGGACAGAACTGGGGGCAAAGGGAAAGAAAATTCTGCCGACTCTTACCGTTCGAGAATCAGATACGAGCCAGAAGGGGCGTGAGTATATGGCGGAAATTCGTGGAGAGTTGAAGAATCTCTACCACTATCAGCAAGCCTTGAACATCGATAAGTATTTTAACTTGTTGAAATTTGCTCCTGGTATGGAAGAATACGCCGCACTTTTGATTCTTCAACGATGTTATGATGAGCGTCGCTACGATGAGCTTGTTATCGATACTCCCCCAACGGCGCTCACCATGAAGATGCTGGCTTTGCCGGGGGTAAATCTTCACTGGATTCGCCATTTAAAAGCGATGAGGGAAGAGATACTTCTAAAGAAAAATCGTGTAGCCGAAATACATAGCGAGTCTTCCATCGACCGAGACCATGATCCGATCTTTTCTCGCCTGGTGCGTATGCAAAAGCGTTACGATACGCTTTTGTCGTTGCTCTGTGATCGAACGCAAACCGAAATCGTACTTATACTTAATGAAGACGAGTTGAGCTTTTCGGAAAGTCTTCTGATCAAACGCCAATTGGCGGGGTTCGGAATGGAAATCGGCCGAATCATCGTCAATAAATATACTGGGATGGGTGAATGGACAGAGCGTGTCGCTGAAGCGTTTCCCGACGTAACTATTTCGCAGAATCCGCTTGCTGATAAGCCCCTTACCGGCATAACCGTATTGAACGAACATCTTTCGAGGCTTGCTTAG
- a CDS encoding carbon starvation CstA family protein yields the protein MDAVLIMIVAFAGYIIAYRLYGEFVGKKIFQLTNQNKTPAVEFTDGVDYVPTKRGIIFGHHFTSIAGTGPIVGPAIGVIWGWLPALIWVLVGSIVMGAVQDFSVLVMSLRNQGKSISEVAAGYISKRIRVAFFLIVFIELWLFLAILGMIIAVIFHMYPEAVFPVWMEIPIAIILGWAIYKRNAHVNRATVLAVVAMYITVVLGHVIPLDMPTIGGMPATGVWTLILFVYCFIASTLPVTTLLQPRDYINAWELFIAMGLVVIAVIAASFNGLKIVAPAVQAAPEGAPSLWPFLFITIACGAISGFHSVVASGTTAKQVAKEEDAQFIGYGSMLMEGALAVIVIIATAAGIGLAARGETGAVTGLAKWTQHYASWSAAAGLGAKVGAFVEGSANMISYLGIPKYLGLIIMGVFVASFAGTSMDTTTRLQRYVIQELLGANRVGAAEKKSFFTNKYGATILALLTAGILAFSTGANGKGAMALWPLFGANNQTLAALALFTASVYLKQRGGQKYLVTLLPGIFMLVLTFWALIENEMSYIAGTKVLLGIINLAIILIVIFVAFESLKKLFSKEDMQAAQA from the coding sequence ATGGATGCTGTTTTAATTATGATAGTAGCTTTTGCCGGCTATATCATAGCCTACCGGTTGTATGGTGAGTTTGTCGGAAAAAAGATCTTCCAACTGACGAATCAGAACAAAACACCGGCGGTAGAGTTCACGGATGGTGTCGATTATGTTCCGACAAAACGAGGAATTATATTTGGCCACCACTTTACTTCCATTGCCGGAACCGGACCGATTGTAGGACCTGCCATCGGTGTCATATGGGGATGGCTACCGGCACTCATTTGGGTACTCGTGGGTTCTATTGTTATGGGAGCGGTACAGGACTTCAGTGTTCTGGTTATGTCGCTCAGGAACCAGGGAAAGTCTATATCCGAAGTCGCAGCGGGATATATCAGTAAAAGAATTCGTGTAGCCTTTTTCCTGATTGTCTTTATCGAGCTGTGGTTATTTCTGGCTATATTGGGCATGATCATCGCCGTCATCTTTCATATGTACCCTGAGGCGGTTTTCCCGGTATGGATGGAGATACCCATTGCTATAATCCTGGGGTGGGCAATTTACAAGCGCAATGCACATGTCAACCGAGCAACCGTTTTAGCTGTTGTCGCTATGTATATTACCGTTGTTTTAGGCCATGTCATTCCCCTCGACATGCCTACCATCGGCGGAATGCCGGCAACGGGCGTGTGGACCCTCATTCTCTTTGTATACTGCTTCATCGCTTCTACTTTGCCGGTTACCACATTGCTTCAACCTCGGGACTATATTAATGCCTGGGAACTTTTTATTGCAATGGGCTTGGTTGTTATCGCTGTTATTGCAGCGTCCTTTAACGGACTGAAGATTGTTGCGCCTGCGGTACAGGCGGCTCCTGAGGGAGCTCCGTCTCTCTGGCCCTTTCTCTTTATTACCATAGCCTGCGGCGCTATCTCCGGCTTCCACTCGGTGGTTGCCTCGGGGACGACGGCGAAACAGGTTGCAAAAGAGGAAGATGCACAGTTTATCGGATACGGCTCTATGCTGATGGAAGGGGCCCTGGCTGTCATTGTCATTATTGCGACTGCCGCCGGTATCGGCCTTGCTGCACGTGGAGAGACCGGGGCGGTTACCGGTCTTGCAAAGTGGACCCAGCATTATGCATCCTGGAGCGCTGCTGCAGGTTTGGGCGCCAAGGTCGGAGCCTTCGTCGAAGGATCCGCCAACATGATAAGCTACTTGGGCATTCCCAAATACCTCGGCCTGATCATCATGGGGGTATTTGTTGCTTCCTTTGCCGGAACGTCAATGGATACCACAACACGACTCCAGCGTTATGTTATTCAGGAATTATTGGGGGCCAATCGTGTAGGTGCCGCCGAGAAAAAAAGCTTTTTCACCAACAAATACGGTGCAACTATTCTCGCGTTGCTTACCGCAGGAATTTTGGCCTTCTCGACCGGAGCCAATGGAAAGGGAGCCATGGCTCTTTGGCCTCTTTTCGGCGCCAACAACCAGACCCTTGCCGCTCTGGCCCTTTTTACCGCTTCGGTCTATCTCAAGCAACGGGGCGGGCAAAAGTATTTGGTTACCCTGCTTCCCGGCATTTTCATGCTCGTTCTGACCTTCTGGGCTTTGATTGAGAACGAGATGAGTTATATTGCCGGTACAAAGGTGCTCTTGGGGATTATCAATCTGGCCATTATTCTCATCGTGATTTTTGTAGCTTTCGAAAGCCTAAAGAAGCTCTTCAGTAAAGAAGATATGCAGGCTGCTCAGGCATAG
- the rpsD gene encoding 30S ribosomal protein S4, which translates to MARYVGPQCRLCRAEKTKLFLKGERCHTGKCPIAKKKNPPGKGPRFRARKMSDYGIQLREKQKLRRMYGLLEKQFKLTFVEAERLRGKTGENLIILLERRLDNVVYRLRFANSRKQARQLVSHGHILVNGKRVTIPSYVVRQGDEIEIREASKKMVVIKDALKEYTKSGVMPWIMLDPDAMKGSLSAIPGRNDVTDLSDVNEQLIVELYSR; encoded by the coding sequence ATGGCCAGATATGTAGGACCACAGTGCAGACTTTGCCGGGCGGAAAAGACCAAGCTTTTTCTTAAGGGTGAGCGGTGTCATACGGGCAAGTGCCCGATTGCAAAGAAGAAAAACCCTCCCGGAAAGGGACCGAGGTTTCGGGCTCGAAAGATGTCCGATTACGGTATCCAGCTTCGAGAGAAGCAGAAGTTGAGAAGAATGTATGGTCTTCTCGAGAAACAGTTCAAACTCACCTTTGTTGAGGCTGAACGGCTTAGAGGAAAGACCGGTGAAAATTTGATCATCCTTCTTGAACGACGGCTTGATAATGTGGTGTACCGTCTTCGGTTCGCCAACAGCAGAAAGCAGGCCCGGCAGTTGGTTTCCCATGGTCACATCCTTGTCAACGGCAAACGGGTAACAATCCCTTCATATGTTGTTCGTCAGGGTGATGAGATCGAAATTCGTGAAGCCAGTAAGAAGATGGTTGTCATCAAAGATGCCCTCAAGGAATACACGAAAAGCGGTGTGATGCCGTGGATCATGCTTGATCCGGATGCCATGAAGGGAAGTCTGAGTGCAATTCCCGGTAGGAATGATGTCACCGATCTTTCGGATGTGAACGAGCAGCTCATCGTTGAGCTCTATTCAAGATAG
- the rplE gene encoding 50S ribosomal protein L5, with amino-acid sequence MEQYVPRLKKLYGEKIANELMEEFAYTSRQQIPGITKVSVSMGVGEALNNKKLLESAVKELEQITGQHAVKTKARKSISNFKLRQGNEIGAKVTLRGAMMWEFLDRLMNVALPRVKDFRGVNPNAFDGHGNYSLGIQEQIIFPEIDYDKIEQVSGLNVAIVTTANTDGEARELLKKLGMPFRKK; translated from the coding sequence ATGGAACAGTACGTACCTAGATTGAAAAAGCTGTACGGCGAAAAGATTGCCAACGAACTGATGGAAGAGTTCGCTTATACATCTCGGCAACAGATTCCCGGAATTACCAAGGTTTCGGTAAGTATGGGGGTCGGAGAGGCTTTGAATAATAAAAAGCTTCTCGAATCTGCCGTAAAAGAACTCGAACAGATAACCGGGCAGCATGCCGTAAAGACAAAGGCTCGAAAGTCTATTTCGAATTTTAAGCTGCGGCAGGGAAATGAGATCGGTGCGAAAGTAACACTTCGCGGCGCTATGATGTGGGAGTTTCTCGATAGACTCATGAATGTGGCTCTCCCTCGTGTTAAGGACTTTCGTGGTGTCAATCCCAATGCCTTCGACGGACACGGGAACTACTCCTTGGGTATCCAGGAGCAGATTATTTTCCCCGAGATCGACTACGACAAGATCGAGCAGGTGAGTGGATTGAATGTAGCCATCGTTACGACGGCGAATACCGATGGGGAAGCCAGAGAGTTGTTAAAGAAACTTGGCATGCCCTTCAGGAAGAAATAG
- the secY gene encoding preprotein translocase subunit SecY, which translates to MANNALIDVFRVKDLRQRILFTIGMLVVFRLGATIPIPGINLNALKLYFMSQQGSGGIGITEYINFFAGGAFKNFSIFMLGIMPYITAQIIMQLLVLVFPSLKRISEEEGGRKKINRYTRYGTILVCLIQSYVVTRYADSIPDAINMPRLQYTIIAMLTVTTGSVFLIWIGDQITQRGVGNGISLLIFAGIVARMPNALINLFRKVQAKELNPVFVIIVVAMFVVVVALVVYEQQGQRKIPVNYAKRVIGRKMYGAQSTYIPFKINPSGVIPVIFASSVMTFPLQIAQSLGPEVRWLARFSYWLRPQGAPYIIIYTLLIIFFAYFYTQVTLNPVEIAKQIRENGGSIPGIRSEKMEEYLSTILNRIVLPGAIFLAFIAVIPTLIQGLFNFPAEVAMLMGGTSLLIMVGVDLDTMSQIEGHLRMHHHDGLVKKGRIKSRNL; encoded by the coding sequence ATGGCAAATAACGCCTTAATTGATGTTTTTCGGGTGAAGGACCTCAGGCAGCGGATCTTGTTTACAATCGGCATGCTTGTGGTCTTTCGTCTCGGAGCTACGATACCGATTCCCGGGATAAATCTAAACGCTTTAAAGCTTTATTTTATGTCCCAGCAGGGGAGTGGTGGGATAGGTATTACCGAGTATATCAACTTCTTTGCAGGTGGCGCTTTCAAAAACTTTTCCATTTTTATGCTTGGTATCATGCCCTACATCACGGCTCAGATTATCATGCAGCTCTTGGTGTTGGTATTCCCTTCTTTAAAACGTATCTCCGAAGAAGAGGGCGGACGGAAGAAGATCAACAGGTATACCCGTTACGGTACGATCCTTGTCTGTCTTATTCAGTCTTATGTGGTTACTCGATATGCCGATTCGATTCCGGATGCTATAAATATGCCGCGACTCCAGTACACCATTATTGCGATGTTGACGGTTACGACCGGTTCTGTATTCCTTATATGGATTGGTGATCAGATTACTCAGAGGGGTGTTGGCAACGGCATTTCCCTGCTGATTTTTGCCGGTATTGTCGCCAGAATGCCTAATGCCCTCATCAATTTGTTCCGCAAGGTACAGGCCAAGGAATTGAATCCCGTTTTCGTGATCATCGTTGTGGCAATGTTTGTGGTTGTTGTTGCTCTTGTTGTATATGAACAACAGGGGCAGAGAAAGATTCCGGTTAATTATGCCAAGAGGGTAATCGGCAGAAAAATGTATGGTGCCCAGAGTACCTATATCCCTTTTAAGATTAACCCTTCAGGTGTTATTCCTGTTATTTTCGCCTCTTCGGTTATGACCTTTCCGTTGCAGATTGCACAGAGCCTCGGACCGGAAGTACGCTGGCTTGCACGCTTTTCATACTGGCTTCGGCCGCAGGGTGCCCCCTACATTATCATCTACACCCTGTTGATTATTTTCTTCGCGTACTTCTACACCCAGGTTACCTTAAATCCTGTGGAGATTGCAAAACAGATAAGGGAAAATGGCGGATCGATTCCCGGGATCCGGTCTGAAAAGATGGAAGAGTATCTTTCGACTATCTTGAATCGGATTGTTCTTCCCGGAGCGATTTTCCTTGCCTTTATTGCGGTCATCCCCACACTCATTCAGGGCCTCTTTAACTTTCCGGCGGAAGTTGCTATGCTCATGGGTGGTACGTCGTTGCTGATCATGGTAGGTGTTGATCTTGACACAATGTCGCAGATCGAAGGTCACCTGAGAATGCATCATCATGATGGATTGGTAAAGAAGGGCAGAATCAAGTCCAGGAATCTATAA
- the rplR gene encoding 50S ribosomal protein L18, with amino-acid sequence MISLKNVSDKRRKWLKRKRHIRKRINGTAVLPRMSVYRSNRHLYVQVIDDLAGNTIASVSTMESAFKGLKPTVENGAKIGQEIGERLKKKKIEKVVFDRNGYLYHGVVKSIADGARKAGIQL; translated from the coding sequence ATGATAAGTCTTAAGAATGTATCGGACAAACGCCGAAAATGGCTCAAGCGGAAGCGGCACATCCGGAAGAGAATTAATGGAACTGCCGTACTTCCCAGAATGTCGGTCTATCGTAGCAACAGGCATCTCTATGTCCAGGTAATTGATGACTTGGCAGGGAATACTATTGCTTCCGTTAGCACCATGGAATCTGCCTTTAAGGGGCTGAAACCTACGGTTGAAAATGGTGCCAAGATCGGACAGGAAATTGGTGAGCGTTTGAAGAAAAAGAAAATTGAGAAGGTTGTCTTCGACAGGAATGGTTACCTGTACCACGGAGTGGTGAAAAGTATTGCCGACGGTGCCCGCAAAGCCGGGATACAGTTATAG
- a CDS encoding DNA-directed RNA polymerase subunit alpha: MARKNLLKGFKKPRGITFEHSELQSNYGKFVAYPFERGFGTTVGNTLRRVLLSSIQGYAVSAVKITCYNEEGTPHMVSSEFEMVPEVVEDTPEIIANLKQLQIKLPEEVEQKTLLIECKGPGEITGADFEKDNDVEIINKDWKILTMMEKANFDLEVQIDLGRGYVPSEVNEKYIEEIGTIPIDAVFSPIHRVTYGIENTRVGQRSDYDKLTMEIYTDGTIAPEDALAEAAKIAKDHFTIFINFDEDAIDGDDDVDEEEERVRAVLDTPVEELELSVRSFNCLKSANIRTIGDLTRKTEEEIAKNRNFGKKSLQEIKEKLKEWNLSLGMTDYSVLKTSTKLPMNKEEEDEA; encoded by the coding sequence ATGGCGCGGAAGAATCTGTTAAAGGGATTCAAAAAACCTCGGGGAATCACTTTTGAACATAGTGAGCTACAGTCCAACTATGGTAAATTCGTGGCCTACCCTTTTGAGCGGGGATTTGGTACGACGGTCGGTAATACGCTTCGGAGAGTTTTGCTTTCGTCAATTCAGGGGTATGCCGTAAGTGCCGTTAAGATTACCTGTTATAACGAAGAGGGTACTCCGCACATGGTCTCGAGTGAATTTGAAATGGTTCCCGAGGTGGTTGAGGATACACCGGAAATTATTGCCAATCTCAAGCAATTGCAAATTAAGTTGCCGGAAGAGGTCGAGCAGAAAACCCTGCTTATTGAGTGTAAGGGGCCGGGAGAAATCACGGGTGCCGACTTTGAAAAAGACAATGATGTTGAAATTATCAATAAGGATTGGAAAATCCTCACCATGATGGAAAAGGCCAATTTCGATCTGGAAGTTCAGATTGATCTTGGTCGGGGCTATGTTCCCTCTGAAGTAAACGAGAAGTATATCGAAGAGATCGGCACGATTCCGATTGATGCGGTCTTCAGCCCTATACATCGTGTTACCTATGGTATCGAGAATACCAGGGTCGGGCAACGGAGCGATTACGATAAGCTGACGATGGAAATCTACACCGATGGCACGATTGCTCCCGAGGATGCACTGGCTGAGGCTGCGAAGATTGCCAAGGATCACTTTACCATTTTCATCAATTTTGATGAGGATGCGATCGATGGTGATGATGATGTTGATGAAGAGGAAGAACGGGTAAGGGCCGTATTGGATACTCCTGTTGAGGAGCTGGAATTGTCGGTTCGTTCGTTCAACTGCCTGAAGAGCGCAAATATCCGGACCATCGGTGACCTGACCCGGAAGACCGAGGAAGAGATTGCAAAGAACAGAAACTTCGGTAAAAAGAGCCTTCAGGAGATAAAGGAAAAACTGAAGGAGTGGAACCTTAGTCTCGGAATGACCGATTACAGTGTTTTGAAGACTTCGACGAAACTCCCGATGAACAAGGAAGAAGAAGATGAAGCATAG
- the rpmJ gene encoding 50S ribosomal protein L36 — protein sequence MKVRASVKPICDKCKVIRRNGVVRIICENPKHKQRQR from the coding sequence ATGAAGGTGAGAGCAAGCGTTAAACCGATTTGCGATAAGTGCAAAGTGATTCGAAGAAACGGTGTTGTTCGCATTATTTGCGAAAATCCGAAACATAAGCAGCGGCAGAGGTAG
- the rpsM gene encoding 30S ribosomal protein S13, translated as MARIAGIDLPNKATKISLTYIYGIGRSSAMEICKKAGIDPDSKMNDLSAEDVNKLRTLIDSDYTVEGRLRTQIALNIKRLMDIGCYRGLRHRRGLPVRGQRTKTNARTRKGKKKTVANKKK; from the coding sequence ATGGCACGTATTGCTGGTATAGATTTACCGAACAAGGCGACCAAAATATCGCTGACCTATATTTATGGCATTGGTCGAAGTTCCGCCATGGAAATTTGTAAGAAAGCGGGTATCGACCCCGATTCCAAAATGAATGACCTTTCTGCGGAAGATGTGAATAAGCTCAGAACGCTAATCGACAGTGATTATACTGTGGAAGGTCGGCTGAGGACTCAGATTGCCTTGAATATAAAAAGGCTTATGGATATTGGATGTTACCGTGGTCTTCGGCACAGAAGAGGACTTCCTGTTCGCGGGCAGCGGACAAAGACAAACGCCCGAACGCGAAAGGGTAAGAAGAAGACCGTCGCGAACAAGAAGAAGTAG
- the rplF gene encoding 50S ribosomal protein L6 yields the protein MSRIGKLPVEIPQGVSVTITDGFVTVKGPKGELKQDVQPVITVAVEGNLLTVDRKDDSKMARSFHGLYRQLIQNMVIGVTKGFERSLVINGVGYRAEVKGNTLLLNLGYSTQIEYELEEGLSVAVDAQNKITVSGISKERVGQACAEIRSIRPPEPYKGKGVKYEEEHIRRKIGKSGVK from the coding sequence ATGTCTAGAATAGGTAAGCTTCCCGTCGAGATACCGCAGGGGGTTAGTGTTACTATCACCGACGGCTTTGTGACGGTTAAGGGACCCAAGGGAGAACTGAAGCAGGACGTTCAGCCTGTGATTACCGTTGCTGTCGAAGGAAATCTCTTGACCGTTGATCGGAAGGATGATTCCAAGATGGCGCGTTCCTTCCATGGTCTGTATCGCCAGTTGATTCAGAATATGGTAATTGGCGTAACGAAAGGCTTTGAGCGCTCTCTCGTGATCAACGGGGTCGGTTATCGGGCCGAAGTGAAGGGTAATACACTACTCCTCAACCTTGGATACTCCACTCAGATTGAGTATGAGCTGGAAGAGGGGCTTTCTGTGGCTGTCGATGCTCAGAATAAGATTACCGTCAGTGGAATAAGCAAAGAGAGAGTAGGTCAAGCTTGTGCTGAGATTCGCTCTATCAGACCTCCTGAACCCTATAAGGGAAAGGGTGTCAAGTATGAGGAAGAACATATCCGACGTAAGATCGGTAAGTCTGGTGTGAAGTAG
- the rplO gene encoding 50S ribosomal protein L15: MQNLRVPDGARKRKQIVGRGSGSGRGGYSGRGRNGQNARSGGGVRLGFEGGQMPLYRRIARRGFSNADFREEYETINICDFVGRFDDGDTVTLESLKEKKVLKQGVTKVKVLGNGEIDKKLMIQVDMVSAGAKAKIEKAGGKVTGIEEGSDGK, encoded by the coding sequence ATGCAGAATCTCAGGGTTCCAGACGGAGCAAGAAAACGTAAGCAGATAGTAGGGCGCGGAAGCGGTAGTGGCCGCGGCGGTTACTCTGGACGCGGACGGAATGGACAAAATGCCCGGTCAGGTGGTGGTGTTCGCCTTGGTTTCGAAGGCGGACAGATGCCCTTGTATCGCCGGATTGCCCGGCGCGGTTTTTCCAATGCGGATTTTCGCGAAGAGTATGAAACGATCAATATCTGCGATTTTGTAGGCCGCTTTGATGACGGCGATACCGTTACACTCGAAAGCCTTAAGGAAAAAAAGGTGCTGAAGCAGGGTGTAACCAAGGTAAAGGTCTTGGGAAACGGTGAGATCGACAAAAAATTGATGATTCAGGTTGATATGGTTTCTGCCGGAGCGAAGGCCAAAATTGAAAAAGCCGGTGGGAAGGTGACAGGAATAGAAGAAGGTAGCGATGGCAAATAA
- a CDS encoding type Z 30S ribosomal protein S14 translates to MAKKSMIIKARRKPKYMTRKVNRCRICGRPRGYMRKFQMCRVCFRKLASEGKIPGVTKSSW, encoded by the coding sequence ATGGCCAAGAAGTCAATGATTATCAAGGCGCGGCGCAAACCGAAGTATATGACCCGAAAGGTCAATCGTTGCCGGATTTGTGGGCGTCCTCGTGGATACATGCGGAAGTTTCAGATGTGCAGAGTGTGCTTTCGGAAACTGGCGAGCGAGGGAAAAATCCCCGGTGTTACGAAATCGAGCTGGTAG
- the rplQ gene encoding 50S ribosomal protein L17: MKHRVGFNRLSRSAAHRLSLHRNMATSLFRYERITTTKAKALAVRRTAEKMITRAKVDSVHNRRTIAKDIKDKEVLAKLFTEIGPRFVSRPGGYTRILKLGRRKGDAAEMVILELVEKKQEEKKPAKAKKAKAVKEDKKANEVKKAEAPKAEADAAPVPAEEEKKEAAPAAE, encoded by the coding sequence ATGAAGCATAGAGTTGGATTTAACAGGCTGAGTCGAAGTGCTGCTCACCGCCTTTCTCTCCACAGGAATATGGCCACCTCTCTGTTCCGTTATGAGAGAATTACCACTACAAAGGCAAAAGCTCTCGCGGTTCGTCGAACAGCTGAGAAAATGATTACCCGGGCAAAGGTTGATTCGGTACATAATAGGCGCACTATCGCCAAGGACATTAAGGACAAAGAGGTTCTTGCAAAGCTCTTTACCGAGATAGGTCCCCGTTTTGTAAGCCGGCCCGGTGGATATACGCGTATTCTCAAATTGGGAAGACGAAAAGGTGATGCCGCCGAAATGGTTATCCTCGAATTGGTCGAAAAGAAGCAGGAAGAAAAGAAGCCTGCCAAGGCCAAGAAAGCAAAGGCTGTGAAAGAGGATAAGAAGGCGAATGAAGTTAAAAAGGCGGAGGCCCCCAAGGCTGAAGCCGACGCCGCTCCTGTTCCTGCTGAAGAGGAGAAAAAAGAGGCCGCACCTGCCGCTGAATAG
- the rpsK gene encoding 30S ribosomal protein S11, which yields MAKASGKKRTKKTVYEGNVYIQATFNNTIVTVTDLQGNTVSWASAGGLGFRGAKKSTPYAAQTTAETAAKKAMDYGLREVNVFVKGPGVGRESAIRSLGNLGLSVRSIRDVTPIPHNGCRPRKSRRV from the coding sequence GTGGCGAAAGCAAGCGGAAAGAAAAGAACGAAGAAGACGGTATACGAAGGGAATGTATATATACAGGCCACCTTTAACAATACCATTGTGACCGTGACCGACCTCCAGGGAAATACCGTTTCCTGGGCCAGTGCAGGTGGTCTTGGTTTTCGCGGTGCAAAGAAGTCTACGCCCTATGCGGCCCAGACTACCGCTGAAACGGCTGCCAAAAAGGCCATGGATTACGGTTTGCGGGAAGTGAATGTCTTTGTGAAGGGTCCGGGAGTCGGCCGTGAGTCAGCTATCCGGTCTCTTGGAAATCTCGGCCTTTCGGTGCGAAGCATCCGGGACGTTACGCCGATCCCGCACAATGGTTGCCGACCGCGGAAAAGTAGAAGAGTGTAA